AAAGAATTCACGGGCGGCCTGGATCACTCCGTCCCGGTCCAGCCGGTAGATCTCCAGAAGCTTGTTTCTGGGGCCGGCCTCGATGAACTCATCCGGCAGGCTCAGGATTTTTATCTGGCAGGAAACGCCCCTGGCCTCGGCCAATTCCATCACCGCCGAACCGAAACCGCCGTCCCGCACGTTCTCTTCCAAGGTGAGGATCCTTTTATGGCGCTTTAGAAGCTCGATTATAGTTTCCTGATCCAGCGGTTTGACGAACCTGGCGTTGACCACCTCCAGCTCCAGCCCCTCCTTGGCAAGTTCATCGGCCGCCTGCCGGGCGACAGTGGACATGATGCCGATCCCCAGCAGAGCCCCGTCTTTGCCCGGCCGGGTGATCTTGGCCTTGCCCAAAGCGATCAAATCGGGATTTTTAAGGCTTACCCCGAAACCAGGGCCTCGGGGATAGCGTATGGCCGCCGGCCCTCCGATCTGCAGGGCGGTTCTCAGCATGGAGGCCAGCTCCCATTCGTCCTGGGGGGCCATCACCGTCAGGTTGGGAATGCAGCGCAGGAACGACAGATCGAACGGCCCGTGATGGGTGGGGCCGTCCTCGCCCACCAGGCCGGCCCGGTCTATGGCCATGATCACCGGAAGCTTCTGCAGAGCTATGTCGTGGATGATCTGGTCGTAGCCCCTCTGCAGGAAAGTGGAATAGATGGCCACCACCGGTTTGAATCCCTGGGACGCCAGCCCGGCAGCAAAGGTCAGGGCGTGCTGTTCGGCGATGCCGACATCAAAGAAGCGGTCGGGGAAAACCCTCCGAAAATAGTCCAGCCCGGTCCCCTCCGGCATGGCCGCGGTAATACCCACTATCCGGGGGTCGGTCTTGGCCAGCTCCACCAGAGATTTGCCGAATACCTCGGTATAGGAGCAGATGTTCTTACAGGACAACGGGTCGCCGGTCTCCGGATCGAAAGCGCCCACTCCATGAAATTTTTCGGCATTTTCCTCGGCCGGCTCGTAACCCTTGCCCTTGACCGTCAGCACATGCAGAAAGGTCGGACCCGGCTGGTCCTTGATCCTCCGCAGAACATCCACCAAGGCCGCGATATCGTGCCCGTCTATCGGGCCCTCGTAATGGTATCCCAGTTCTTCAAAGGTCAGCCCCGGCACGATCAGGTTCTTGAAACCCTGGCGCAGACGCCGGAAGGCCACCCTCGACGGGCCCCCGATGTTGGCAGGCAGCCGCCCCAAAAAATCCCACAGGTTCTTTTCAAAATTGGTATAGGCCGGAGTGGTGGTGATCTTGGTCAGATACTGCCCCAGGGCCCCCACCCGCTTGGAGATGGCCATCCGGTTGTCGTTGAGAATGACCAGCATGTTCTTCTTGAGCTGCCCGGCATGGTTCAGCCCCTCGAAGGCCAAGCCTCCGGTCAGAGAACCATCCCCGATGACGGCCACCGTCCGGAAATTTTCACCGTTCAGGTCCCGGGCGCAGGCCATCCCCAGTGCCGCGGAGATGGAGGTCGAGGCGTGGCCGGTGTCGAAATTATCGTAGGGGCTCTCGGCCCTTTTGGGGAAACCGCTCAAACCCTTATAGGTCCGAACGGTATCGAATTGTTCCCGGCGTCCGGTCAGTATCTTGTGGGCGTAAGCCTGGTGGCCCACGTCCCACACCAATTTATCCTGGGGAGTATCCAGCACGTAATGCAAAGCGATGGTCAATTCCACCGTGCCCAGGCTGGGAGCCAGATGTCCCCCGTTGCGGGATACCACCCTGATGATCCTCTCCCTAACCTCCCGGGCCAGGATGTCCAGCTGGTCCAGTTTCAGCTCTTTAAGATCGGCCGGAGTATTTATTTTTTCTAAGTACATAATGTCCAATTAAAATACATAATGAAACAGCAGGCCCCAGATAAGGCCCAGGAAGCCGCCGGCAATAACCTCCACCGGAGTATGTCCCAGCAGCTCCCGAAGCTTCTCGCCCCCGGCCCTCTTTCTAAGGGTCCGGCTCTCCAGCAGGCGGTTGAGCAGGATGGCCTGCTTCCCCACCGCCCGGCGGACCCCGGCGGCATCGTACATCACCACGAAGCTGATGTAAGCGGTCAGGGCGAACAGCAGGCTGTCGAACCCGGCGGCCAGGCCGATCATGGTGGCCATGGTCATCGATGAGGCGGCATGGGAGCTAGGCATGCCCCCGGGCTCCAGGGTGCGCCGCCAGTTGAGGTGCCCCTCCCAGATGATGGAAGCGAAGGCTTTTAGCACCTGGGTGGAGATCCCGCTGGCCACCACCGCCCACAGGATCTGGTTCTTAAAAACGTCCCAAAACAGCATATTAACAAGTAATTGGTATAAAGGTTTATTCGAAAGAAAATCTGTAGTTTTTCTAATCTTACTTTCTTGTGACCGAGAAAGTAAGCAAAGAAGTCTTTACCGCCCAGCTCCGCGGATAGTAAGGCCTGCGCCCCGGCACTCATTGAACCAGAACAAGCAGAATGTAAATAACGCAATGACTGCTTCATCGGGGCTGAAGGTTATCCGCTACACTGAAGGCTGACCCCACCCACACTCCCTCCCCGCAGCGGGGAGGGAAGCCGCCAGGCAGGGAGAGGTTGGGTCGCTTCAGCACTGCTGCCTGGTAAAAGCTGACGTTAAGAATGTTTTGCCTGCTGGTACATTACTCCGTGGTCAAGACATTCAGGCAGCTGATTATTATAACTTCAGAGCAGCGCTGAGCGAAAGTTCTTCCGCCACCGCAGGCAAATCCATATAGGCTGATCTGCC
The nucleotide sequence above comes from Candidatus Edwardsbacteria bacterium RifOxyA12_full_54_48. Encoded proteins:
- a CDS encoding 1-deoxy-D-xylulose-5-phosphate synthase; this translates as MYLEKINTPADLKELKLDQLDILAREVRERIIRVVSRNGGHLAPSLGTVELTIALHYVLDTPQDKLVWDVGHQAYAHKILTGRREQFDTVRTYKGLSGFPKRAESPYDNFDTGHASTSISAALGMACARDLNGENFRTVAVIGDGSLTGGLAFEGLNHAGQLKKNMLVILNDNRMAISKRVGALGQYLTKITTTPAYTNFEKNLWDFLGRLPANIGGPSRVAFRRLRQGFKNLIVPGLTFEELGYHYEGPIDGHDIAALVDVLRRIKDQPGPTFLHVLTVKGKGYEPAEENAEKFHGVGAFDPETGDPLSCKNICSYTEVFGKSLVELAKTDPRIVGITAAMPEGTGLDYFRRVFPDRFFDVGIAEQHALTFAAGLASQGFKPVVAIYSTFLQRGYDQIIHDIALQKLPVIMAIDRAGLVGEDGPTHHGPFDLSFLRCIPNLTVMAPQDEWELASMLRTALQIGGPAAIRYPRGPGFGVSLKNPDLIALGKAKITRPGKDGALLGIGIMSTVARQAADELAKEGLELEVVNARFVKPLDQETIIELLKRHKRILTLEENVRDGGFGSAVMELAEARGVSCQIKILSLPDEFIEAGPRNKLLEIYRLDRDGVIQAAREFFVR